From one Cygnus olor isolate bCygOlo1 chromosome 26, bCygOlo1.pri.v2, whole genome shotgun sequence genomic stretch:
- the FCHO1 gene encoding LOW QUALITY PROTEIN: F-BAR domain only protein 1 (The sequence of the model RefSeq protein was modified relative to this genomic sequence to represent the inferred CDS: deleted 1 base in 1 codon), translating to MSYFAEHFWGEKNHGFDVLYHNMKHAQISTKELADFVRERAAIEENYAKAMVKLSKMATNGTQLGTFAPLWEVFRISSDKLALCHLELMKKLHELIKEISRYGEEQGRVHKKSKEEAAGTLEAVQLLHGVAQLLPKSKESYHSKCQEYERLRKEGTSQKEIDKAELKSRKAGEALRRAVDKYNAARADFEQRMLDSAMRFQEVEEAHLRHMKGLIGSYSHSVEDTHVQIGQVHEEFKQNVENIGTEMLLRRFAESKGTGRERPGVLDFDEYRLAPAQEGPKRSRSKAFRIPGLSRKERERDAGESPDADAACPEVDEDGFSVRPDLPQGEAENHGCSSSDSDYDEDEPRKFYIHIKPVQPRGAGGSAEATVEQLKATVGNLILPPGVGGTVKRQSSRHVAALSPAPSTAADPEGTLVAGDSAGRGRPAAQATSKALPDTVPPDALFGPPLESAFEAEDFPAPRAYVLTSSSSPFSSSSPENVEDSGLDSPSHPAPVPSPDSRPWTPQPGTPQSPHPKRGAQPDPPPPRPRSPGGRLPELPGFAVFSGPGVEGLWEEDGGGTAPRGRPRGTAPPPAPLSRPFRGAPALAAAPQPPRGPAPAAPTFLQLGLVFLLLPGPPQRGGVLQPLPMELPGVGDGDARGGHTGGPPLQPEPDPRPAAAAPREVPLVAPPRRSRTKRPAAGPAAGSNTDLSRSLSPSPSWSCGPSHSAPASLGERGFFAVCQPALGISRGPSPVVLGSQDALPVATAFTEYVHAYFKGRDADSCLVKVTGELTMSFPAGIVRVFSGGMAPPVLSFRLLNTGAIEQFLPNAELLYSDPSQSDPSTKDFWLNMAALTGHLQKQAEQSPAASYYNVALLKYQFSRLGPSSAPLRLCVRWDCSPGATRVSVDYGYNAGALALPVPLANVHVLLPLDEPVTNVRLQPAASWNLEEKRLLWKLLDVPGAPGQGGSGRLSASWEPLCGPSKPSPVAAQFSSEGSTLSGVEVELASAGYRMSLVKKRFATGIYLAGS from the exons ATGTCCTACTTCGCCGAGCACTTCTGG ggcgAAAAGAACCACGGCTTCGACGTGCTCTACCACAACATGAAGCACGCGCAGATCTCCACCAAGGAGCTGGCCGACTTCGTGCGCGAAag ggccgCCATCGAGGAGAACTACGCCAAGGCCATGGTGAAGCTGTCGAAGATGGCCACCAACGGCACGCAGCTGGG gactTTCGCGCCGCTCTGGGAGGTGTTCCGCATCTCCTCGGACAAGCTGGCCCTGTGCCACCTGGAGCTGATGAAGAAGCTCCACGAGCTCATCAAGGAGATCTCGCGCTACGGCGAGGAGCAGGGCCGGGTGCACAAGAAG tcgaaggaggaggcggcgggcaCGCTGGAGGCCGTGCAGCTCCTGCACGGGGtggcccagctgctgcccaagTCCAAGGAGAGCTACCACAGCAAGTGCCAGGAGTACGAGCGGCTCCGCAAGGAGGGCACCAGCCAGAAGGAGATCGACAAG GCGGAGCTGAAGTCGAGGAAGGCGGGCGAGGCGCTGCGGCGCGCCGTGGACAAGTACAACGCCGCCCGCGCCGACTTCGAGCAGAGGATGCTGGATTCGGCCATG cgCTTCCAGGAGGTGGAGGAAGCCCACCTGCGCCACATGAAGGGCCTCATCGGCTCCTACTCGCACTCGGTGGAGGACACCCACGTCCAGATCGGGCAG GTGCACGAGGAGTTCAAGCAAAACGTGGAGAACATCGGCACCGAGATGCTGCTGCGGAGGTTTGCCGAGAGCAAGGGCACGGGGCGAGAGCGACCAG GCGTGCTGGATTTCGACGAGTACCGGCTGGCTCCAGCGCAGGAAG GGCCCAAAAGGAGCCGCAGCAAAGCCTTCCGCATCCCTGGGCTGAGCCGCAAGGAGAGGGAGCGTGATGCTGG GGAGTCCCCAGACGCCGATGCG GCCTGCCCGGAGGTGGACGAGGACGGATTCAGCGTGCGCCCGGACCTgcccca aggcGAGGCGGAGAACCACGGCTGCTCCTCCAGCGACTCGGACTACGACGAGGACGAGCCCCGCAAGTTTTACATCCACATCAAGCCCGTGCAGCCCCGGGGGGCCGGCGGCAGCGCCGAGGCCACCGTGGAGCAGCTCAAGGCCACCGTGGGAAACCTCATCCTGCCCCCCGGTGTCGGG GGCACCGTCAAGCGGCAGTCATCCC GGCACGTGGCGGCTCTGTCCCCGGCCCCGAGCACTGCTGCCGACCCCGAGGGGACGCTGGTGGCAG GTGACAGCGCAGGGAGGGGGCGCCCAGCGGCGCAGGCGACCAG CAAAGCCCTGCCGGACACGGTGCCCCCCGACGCGCTCTTCGGGCCCCCCCTGGAGTCAGCCTTCGAAGCGGAGGATTTCCCGG ccccccgcgcCTACGTCCTgacttcctcctcctcgcccttctcctcctcctccccggaGAACGTGGAGGACTCGGGCTTGGACTCGCCCTCGCACCCCgctcccgtcccctccccggaCTCGAGGCCGTGGACGCCGCAGCCGGGGACGCCGCAGAGCCCCCACCCCAAGCGGGGGGCGCAGCCGgacccccccccgccgcggccccgcagccccggggggcgcCTGCCCGAGCTGCCCGGCTTCGCCGTCTTCAGCGGCCCCGGGGTCGAGGGGCTCTGGGAGGAGGACGGGGGGGGGACAGCGCCCCGGGGACGGCCCCGcggcacggccccccccccagcccccctctCCCGACCCTTTCGGGGAGCCCCCGCCCTGGctgcggccccgcagcccccccggggaccggcccccgcagccccgaCCTTCCTCCAACTCGGCctcgtcttcctcctcctccccggccccccccagcGGGGGGGAGTCCTCCAGCCCCTCCCCATGGAGCTGCCAGGGGTCGGGGACGGGGATGCCCGAGGGGGACACACCGGGGGCCCCC CTCTGCAGCCTGAGCCAG ACCCCcgccctgccgccgccgccccccgcgaGGTCCCGCTGGTGGCCCCCCCTCGCCGTTCCCGGACGAAGCGGCCGGCGGCCGGCCCGGCTGCGGGCAGCAACACCGACCTG TCGCGCTCGCTCAGCCCCTCGCCCTCGTGGAGCTGCGGCCCCTCGCACTCGGCGCCCGCCAGCCTGGGCGAGCGCGGCTTCTTCGCCGTCTGCCAGCCGGCGCTCG GGATATCGCGGggccccagccccgtggtgctgggctCGCAGGACGCGCTCCCCGTGGCCACCGCCTTCACCGAGTACGTGCACGCGTACTTCAAGGGGCGCGATGCCGACAG CTGCCTGGTGAAGGTGACGGGGGAGCTCACCATGTCCTTCCCCGCCGGCATCGTCCGCGTCTTCAGCGGGGGCATGGCCCCCCCCGTGCTCAGCTTCCGCCTGCTCAACACCGGCGCCATCGAGCAGTTCCTGCCCAACGCCGAGCTGCTCTACAG CGACCCGTCGCAGAGCGACCCCAGCACCAAGGACTTCTGGCTGAACATGGCTGCGCTGACGGGGCACCTGCAGAAGCAGGCGGAGCAGAGCCCGGCCGCGTCCTACTACAACGTGGCTCTGCTCAAGTACCAG tTCTCACGGCTGGGTCCCAGCTCGGCGCCGCTGCGGCTGTGCGTGCGCTGGGACTGCTCGCCGGGCGCCACGCGGGTCAGCGTCGACTACGGCTACAACGCCGGCGCCCTCGCCCTGCCCGTGCCCCTCGCCAACGTCCACGTCCTGCTGCCCCTGGACGAGCCCGTCACCAACGTGCGGCTGCAGCCGGCTGCCAGCTG GaacctggaggagaagaggctgCTCTGGAAGCTGCTGGATGTCCCCGGAGCGCCGGGGCAGGGAG GCAGCGGCCGGCTCTCGGCCAGCTGGGAGCCCCTCTGCGGGCCCAGCAAGCCCAGCCCCGTGGCGGCCCAGTTCAGCAGCGAGGGCAGCACGCTGTCGGGCGTCGAGGTGGAGCTGGCGAGCGCCGGCTACCGCATGTCGCTGGTCAAGAAGAGGTTTGCTACGG GGATCTACCTGGCGGGGTCCTGA